The proteins below are encoded in one region of Cyclopterus lumpus isolate fCycLum1 chromosome 8, fCycLum1.pri, whole genome shotgun sequence:
- the dexi gene encoding dexamethasone-induced protein homolog, producing MTHPIYAQLDSVESLLDELPYMFYLGLFFVNVLILYYAFLMEYIVLNVGIVFLPEDMDQALVDLGVLSDPASVPYDMDTELDVFEGYLE from the coding sequence ATGACACACCCGATTTATGCCCAGCTGGATTCGGTGGAATCGCTGTTGGACGAACTCCCATATATGTTTTATCTGGGCCTGTTCTTTGTGAACGTCCTGATCCTCTATTATGCCTTTCTGATGGAGTACATCGTCCTGAATGTGGGGATAGTGTTCCTTCCCGAGGACATggaccaggctctggtggaccTCGGGGTTCTGTCCGATCCGGCCTCTGTGCCCTATGACATGGACACGGAGCtggatgtgtttgaggggtATCTGGAGTGA